ACCGAAATGGCAAGAGAGATGAACGAGCGATATTTTATGGTCCTTAAAGATCTGTTGTATGGGTTCAGAGAGATAAAGATGAATGTAAACAGAAATGAAAATTTATATAATGTATTATACAACAACAGGGCAGGCGTACGCGATATTTCATCAAAAAACGGATTGCGCTATCTGGCCAATGAACTCATCGGAAGGTATAGCTGGTATATTGTCATCGGACTGGTGATTTTTTGGTATCCAGTTGTGTTTGAATTTGATCAAAAAACAGTAGCTGTATTTGTTTCAACAGCCCTGATGATGGTTGGTCCTGTTAATTCCGTTGTAACGATGATACCCTATTTTACCAATGCCAAAGTTGCACAGCGCAGGCTGAATTATTTTGACGCATCGGTCGCAGAACGCTTTGTTCCCGAAGAATTATCCGTACAACAACGGTATAAACAGGAAGCCTTCGAAACACTGGAAATCGAAAATGTAAAATTCCACTATTCAGGCGGTAATGATAGCGGGTTTTCGCTGGGACCGCTTAATCTCCGGATATCCAGGGGTGATATCGTATTTGTAACCGGCGGCAACGGAAGCGGGAAGAGTACACTGATCAATTTGCTTACCGGCTTATTTATGCCTGATGAGGGGGCCGTGAAGGTGAATGGGAGGAAATTGGAAAGGGAAGACCTGATGGCATACAGGCACTTGTTTTCTACGGTATTCATCGATCCGCATTTGTTCCATGTGCATCTGGAAGATTTTGATTTTCATGATACGACGTTTCAGGAATGGCTCCATGTAATGAAGATAAATAAAACGCTTCGGGTTGACTATGAGAATAATAAGATTAACACGGGTCTTTCCAAAGGACAACAAAAGCGCCTGGCGCTCATATTTGCCCTAATGGAGAAGCGGCAGATATTGGTACTAGATGAATGGGCTGCAGAACAGGATCCGGCTTTCAGGCATTTTTTTTATACAACGCTGCTGCCATTGCTGAAAGAACGCGGTATCACGCAGATTGTAGTGACGCACGATGATCACTATTTTTCAGTGGCAGATCATGTCGTGAAACTGAATTATGGAATGATAGAAACCAGTACTGCTGATAACACCGCAGGGATACCCTTCAAAAATAACTTCTGATGTCAAACAAAATTTTTCCACTCACGTCCTCCCAGCAGGATATTTTTTATGAGCAGTGTATGTTCCAGCATTTACCCGTCTATAACATAGGTGGTGTAATTGACATGCCCGGCGTAATTGACGTTGTGGCCTTCCGGGATGCATGTCACCTGCTGATTTCTTCCAATGAAAGCATGCGTTGTGGGTTGGTGATACAGAATGATATCCCCATGATGGAACTGGCAGAGGAATTCTCTTTACCTTTTAGTTATTACAACTATGCTGATAGTCCGGAGCAGGTGGATACCTTTATCAAGGACGACTTTTCGCAGCCTTTCGATCTGATGACTGACCGGCTGTTGTGTAAGTTCGTATTGTTCCGCTTGGCAGAGGATAAATATAAATGTTACTTTAAATGTCATCATATTGTGGCGGACGGATGGGCTACCGGTCTTTTATTTAAGCAACTGACAGTATGCTACAAAAACATACTGGCTGGGACCAATGCAGTTGTGTACAAGGGTAGCAGCCTGGATTCGTATGTCCGGGAAGATCAGGCGTACATAGGGAGTGATTTGTATGAGACGGATGCCACCTACTGGCGCAAAAAGTTTTCGGATTATGTTGAGGATGAACCGTTGTTCCAGGTCCGTGGGAGTTTGGATACTGCAGTGAACAGGGTCACACTGTCACAGCGTTGTGGCTCCGGTCTTTCCGTCCTTTGTAAAAAATATGATGTGTCGCCACTTCATATTGTACTGGCTGCAGTATACATCACTTTGTTCAAAATTACCGACCGAAATGAGATGGTGATCGGCGTACCGGTTCTTAACCGTTCCGGGAGCAAATCCAGGAATACCACTGCTTTATTCATGAAAGTGACACCGTTGTTGATGAAGATCACTGGTGAACAGACTATATGTGACCTGGTGTTGGCGATTAAAGATGGGCTCCGGCAGGATTTTAGACATGCAAAATATCCGGTGAGCAAGATGCTCACGAACATGGCCGGTGGGTTGAATGAACCATATTTGTTTGATGTGCTGGTTTCCTATGAAAAACATGCGTTTGGTTACAGCTTCGGTGACTTTGAGACTTCTGTATCTCCATTGATACAGACGTCGGCCAGAGCTGCATTGTCGTTGTTTGTGCATAAAGTAGACGGGGAGCAGTTGGTGTTTGATGTTGCTTCTAATATTGAATTGTTCGGAAACAATGATACGATCGCCGGATATCTGGAAAAATGCCTTGAAAATATCATTTTTTCAGAAGATCCTGTTGTAAAATCAGTAGACATAATGGACCTGCATGTGAAAAACCGGTTGTTGTACAACTGGGGGAGCGGGCAGGTAGTAGGTTTGGGAAATGCGGTATTGCCGGATCTGTTTCAGAAACAGGTGGATGCCACGCCAGAGGCTCTAGCTCTCCTGTCGACCAATCTGAGCCTGAAATACAATGAGGTGGACCGTTTAAGCAATGCTGTCGCCAATCTGCTGAGAAGCCAATACCAGCTTAAGCCAGGCAGCCTGGTGGCAGTGTCTTTGAACAGGTCCATCTACTTCACTGTGACCATAATGGCAATATGGAAAGCTGGTTGCGCATACCTGCCTCTTGATCCGTCAGTGCCGGAGGACCGTAATACCTATATTCTTGGAGACAGCGGTGCTGAAATGCTGATTACTGACGATATAGGCGGACGAGTTGCCGGTTATTTTCACATGCCGGTGGTTTCCATACAGCAGCTGACAGAACAGGCGGACGACGGAGGGGCTCCCAATATCACTGTTGATCAGGCAATGCTTGCTTATGTAATATACACCTCTGGTTCTACCGGGCTGCCTAAGGGCGTAGAAATATCGCACAGAGCGTTGGTAAATTTTATGCGTAGCATGCTTTTGTGTCCCGGTTTGTCTGGAGGCTCTATGTTGCTCTCTATTACCACCTATTCCTTTGATATTTCTATTCTTGAACTTTTTTGGCCATTGCTATGCGGAGGCTGTGTTTTTATGGCAGATTCCGATACAGTAAAGGATCCTGAGCTGATAGTGTCCCTGATGGAAGCTGTGAAACCTGATATTATGCAGGCTACGCCCACGATGTGGAAAATGATCCTGGAAGCTGGCTGGAAGGGCGATTCCCGCTTGATGTTGTTGTGCGGGGGGGAAAAGCTGGAGCATTCGCTTGGAAAAGAGCTATTGGCAAAATGTCGCAGTCTGTGGAATATGTATGGTCCGACAGAAACAACTATCTGGTCGACACTGCGTCATATTGACGATGAGAATATTATCAGCAATATAGGAAGGCCGTTTGCCAACACGCAGGTATATGTCTTAAACGAAAACCGGCAATTGTTACCGCCGGGATTTACTGGTGAGATATTCATAGCTGGAGAAGGACTGGCGATAGGGTACAGGAGCCGGCCCGAACTCACGGTAGATCGGTTTGTACCTGATCCGTTCGTTCCTTCAAAGCTGATGTATGCGACGGGAGATTTAGGGAAATGGTCACCAGATGGCGAACTCGGTATTATCGGACGCAGAGACGGGCAGATAAAGATCCGCGGTTTTCGCATTGAGACCGGTGAGATAGAATACTGGCTTAACCGGCTGCCGTTTGTTTCGATGGCCGTGGTAGTGCCGGAAAGCGGTGATAACGGCGATGTCAAGCTAGTGGCCTGCTACACTATAAAACAGGATTTCTCCGGTCCCATCGGTACAAACGATATAATCAGGTTCCTGGTGGAGAGGCTGCCGGGGTATATGGTTCCGGAACGTTTCGTTTGCCTGCAGGCTTTCCCTCTGACACCGAACGGGAAAATCGACAGGAAAGCCCTGAAAGGTGCTGTGCCTGACCTGAAGACATCCGATATTTCATCCCATTTAGGAGAATCATCTCGCTATGGGAAAATGATCAGATTGTGGAAAGCGTTTTTTCAAACCGAAGCTGTCGGAGAAAACAGCGACTTTTTCAGGCTGGGAGGAAATTCATTGCGTGCTATCCAGCTGGTTTCCGCTATCAGGAAGGAATATGGCCTTACATGTAGTTTTGCAGCGATTTTCCGGTGTCGTTCCCTTGCGGCGATTACAGATGAGGTGCTTGCCGGCAATGTGGCGTTGCCGCAAACGATTCCGGTTGCTCCATTGCTGCCATATTATCCGCTTACCTATATGCAAATGGGTATCTGGTTAAGGGCCCAAAAAGGAGATGGCAGTTTTGCCTATCATATGTCAGCCCTGGTGAAAGTAAAAGGGAAGATGGATATTCCCCGTTTTGTCGAGGCGCTGAAAATCATGAAACGAAGACATATAGCACTCAGGACGCAGTTTGGCATTGACGGTGATAAGCCGGTGCAATATTTTCAGCCTGCTGATAATGATAACCTGTCATTTAATTATTTTGACGCGGTGGCGGAACCCGAAAAGTCGGCGGCAATTGTACAGGCAACCACGGAGACTGCTCTGGACTTGCAGTCGTCTCCACCCTGGAGGGTTTCCATTGTAAGGGCCGCTGAAGAGGAATATGTGGTGATTGCATGTTTTCATCATATCATCATTGACGGGTATTCGGTTAATCTGTTCGTCAGGGAGCTGGGGGATGTATACAACCAGCTGATGGAGGGCGCAGTGTCTTATCCGGACAAGGCAACCATCACGTTTAGGGATTATGTTAGCTGGCGGGCTTTACTGCCCATTTCAGAAAGCCCGGTGTTGCCTGGCCTGATTCTAAAATATGATAAACCGGTAATATCTTCATTAGCCCCGCTGGCGCAAATAAGCTTAAAGCTGGATGCAGATCATTTTGGAAAATACCGGCAGCTGATAACGGAGGCGGGAGTGACGCCCTATGTAATGGTATTAGCCTTATCGGCAATAGTATGCAGCAGCACCAGTGGAGAGACAATGTTTTCTCTGGGAGGGCCCGGATGGGGACGCAGTGGACTGGGGCTCGAGCATGAAGTGGGTATTTTCATTGAGATGTTAGAGATTCCTTTTAATCTCAATCGCGAAACATCTTTTATCACCTGGCTGCGCGAACAACAGGACCTGATGATCAGGTACGCGGACAGTAATACGTTTAGATTGAGGCCACAGGTGACGGATATAGTAGTGTCTCACGAACTTTCGTCAGATATGACGATAGCATCAGACTGGCTGAACGGAGCAGTGTCTGAATTTATACCGCTACCTGTTAAGGTTGCTAAGTTCGCACTGAGTCTTAATTACGTGGAGACTGATAATACGCTGACGGTTAATGCCGATTTTAACAGCCAGTTATTTGAAAACGAGACCATCTGGACCCTTTTGAGTAAGTTTCCTGTTTTACTTGACCTTCTCCACCAACACCCTGATACCAGCATTGATCAGCTTGGGAAGAGGTTGCACCGGTTTATATTGTCAAAGCGACCGAGAAGAAAAATAAATTTTGTACCTGATAACAAACGAACGTTATGAAAATAATACAGAGCTTCTGGACAAAACCTTTCCTGCGGTCAGGGGATTTACTGACGGATGCCCGGCTGAACGGTGGGTGGCCGCATCGCCGGTTCAATTACTACAGTATAGCATTGAGTTATCATCACCTCCGAAAATTTTATGACGAAGTAGAGCTGGTTACTGACAGCATTGGATATGAGTTGCTTATTGAAAAACTGCGGTTGGCTTACAACAAGGTAAGTGTTGAATTGGACCATTTGGATGATTATGAGCCCGGGTTGTGGGCATTAGGAAAGATTTATGCGTACCGGATGCAGGAAAGCCCTTTTCTGCATGTTGATAATGATATCTTTATTAATCGCCCCTTTGGCTCTGTTGTTAGTGAGGCAGCATTGGTGGCCCAAAATAAGCAGGCCAGTACTCCGCACTATTCTACCACCTTTCGTGATATATGCAAGAGATTTCCCTATGTGCCTGGTTACCTGAAGAAAATTGAAGAGTTGCCCTTCGTTCCCTGCGTGAACGCCGGTATTTTAGGAGGAAGCAATATTGCCTTTTTTCGTCAATACACTGAAGAAGTGTTTGAATTCATCAATAGGAACCATGACTTTATCAGTGGACATATGGATCAATTCAACAGTGCTTTTGTGAATGTAGTGTTCGAGCAGGTTTTGTTTTACTCGTTGTCCAGGGAGGCGGGGGTGGATATTGACTATTTGTTCCCGGATCATAATGATAATCCGCCATCCATTGGTTATTTGCACGAGATGGATTGTCATCAGGGGTATGCCCACGCCCTGGGTGATTATAAAAAGCTGCGAATGGTGTATAAAATGGTGGAGCATGAACTTAGCACCGGGTATCCGGAGTCGTTCAGCAGAATTAATGACTTATTATCTGTTCTGGAATTATAATGTAATTCAATCGAGCCATGAATAAACATGAAACTATAGCGTATTGTCAAAATATCTTTGAGAGGCTGAGTACCGCGAATGTGAAACCTTTTGGTAGCGGGCCTCTGGGGAATAGCCTTGTCAAAGGGAGCGCAGGTAGCCTTATCTTTTTATTGCAGTTGTATGATGTTGCCCAATCCCCGACGGTATTGTATTATATTTTAGAGGAAGCCCGAAGGACAGGGGAGGAGTTCGGGCAACATAAAACGCTTAACTATTCACTGGGATACGGAAAGATGGGAAACGTTTACCTCTACCTGCAATTATACCGGCGCCTTGACGACCGTCGTTGGTTAGATGAAGCGACAAAAGTAGTGTGGGAGTTTGCAGAGTCGCATGGAATATGTTTCGCGCTCCAGAATGGGTGCGGCATCAATAAAGGTACTTCAGGAGTACTGTTGGTGCTATTGGAACTTTATCATTATACAGGGGAGAATTGGTTGTACGATGCTATCCGTGAGTGTATAGGAAGCATTATGCAGAAAATGGATGTCAGAGGGGCCTGGCCAACATGGAGGGATCAGCAACATACCGGTGAATGCCGGGAATGGATTTCGGCAAGAAATGCTGTTGCAACGACATTCATCAGTATAGCAGATTCTTTTTCTATTGAACACCTTTCTGCATTTGTAAGAACCAATTTGGCTGATCTTGCAGACGGTAGATCGTTGGCTGCGGCCTTGTACAAAGAAATGGAGGAAGCCGGTATAAAAGGCCCGCCGGCAGGTATGATATGTCTGAAGGCATATGAATTATCGTCAGACCCGGCATACCTTTATTCCCTAGATAACATCATAGCAGAGTTGTTGGAACAGTTCGGCGGAAAAATGGAGCAGGATGATTTTACGATGGAAACGGGACTGTGTGGCTTGGGGTATTTGTTGCTGAGACGTTTGTCGCCAGCGGGGGCTGTCCAGCCGGATTTTTTTCTTCCAATGAAAGTATACAGCGTTAACGTACCTGGCGCTCGTTTACCTTTTCCGGATGAGGATGAATTTCAGCACATAATACTGGGCGGTCTGTTCCGGAATTCCTATAAAAACTGTACAGAGGAGGAAAAAGAACGGATCAGGGAAAAGGTATTTAAACCAGGTAGTATACTGAACGTGCATAATTTTGATGTTTTGGAGACAGAAGAAAAACTTCGCGTGGACCTTGCATTGATGAAATCTGCAGCGGTATTAAAGGGAGGCAGTGCCGAATCTGAAATGGCAGAGGTGCTGGCGATCTCCGAAGTTGTACGGAAAGACCGGGAAACGGTTATGAGCCTGCCCATTACCGTTTCATCTGAAGTGATCATAACCACCCTTCCAGCGGCCGACGCTAACCCGGATATGGAGAATTTTTTGGCTACCTATGGAGTCGGCTCTTTTGCCTGCCGGATTGACAGTATGGGAAGCCTCGATGTGAAGCCTCTTAATTTATCAAAAATAGTTTTCGATTATCTGGGAGACTGCGGAACGGGGAACGACATCAGTGCCGGCATTTGCCAGTTCGTAGCTTCACAGCCGGCACCCGCCAGGGCACTTATCTGTAAGTATTTGAGGGCGCAGGAGCCTTTTTTGGAGCAATATATTAATGAAATGGTGTTTCAAGCGATTAAATTTTATCTGACAGAAGGAGTATTTGTATTGTTGCAACGCGAAGAATCCTTATTTTCGGATAAAAATACCCTTATTCCCAAATCAATTCAACTTAGTAATGAAGCTTAGCATTCAATCTTCCAGACTGTTAATCCGCGATTTTTCAAAAAATGACTGGGAAGATTTACATCGGTTGTATATGATGCCTGAAACGGTAAAATACAATCCAAGTGGTTATCCGGAGAGTGAATCCGCAACGGAGAAACTGGTGGCAGAGTGGTCGGAACAACCGGCAGCCGCTCACCGGGAGGAGTATACCGTGGCGGTCATAGAAAAGGCGGAGGGTGGTTTTGTGGGAGTTATTTCACTGGATCTGGGTGACGCCAAATATAGAAAAGCAGAAATCTGGTATAAGCTTTTACCGGAATACTGGGGAAAAGGCTACGCTACAGAGGCTGTAAGCAGTATGCTTGCTTTCGGATTTGGGACATTGAAATTGCATAGAATAGAATGTGGCTGCAGTATCCATAACACGGGCTCATACCGTGTGATGGAGAAGGTGGGTATGACACGTGAAGGTGTTAAGCGGAAGGTGCTGCCGTTGGAAGATGGATGGCACGATGCATATATTTATGGCATTTTGGCGTCGGAGTTTGCCAGGACAGGGGAATAACCGGGCCAAGGAAAACTGACAGAACCCGGCAGCTTGCCGGGCGTTCTATAAATGGTAACAGCCATGGCTTCATCCGCTAATAGCAAATGAAGCCGCGGCTGTTGTGTTATTGATACAACCGTCTTTCTCTTAAATACCGCAGCCACTGCTCCGGCAGACCAGTTGTATACCGTTGGCTTGTTTATACTTTGACAGCAACAGATCGAAACCAGTATTTTCGACCACTCTTTCTAACTTGTCAAAATCGCCCCAGCGCGTTTATCCGTACCCATGCCCAACGGGGAAGCTTACCCATTTTCGAGATGGCAGCCGTTTCCTAGCATCGTGTGCCCGAGGCATGATTGGTAACTGTTTGTTGAGGCTATGAAAGGAAGTGGCGTCCTTGTAATCGCAGACAAAGAATAGGGCCTGCAGGTGGCGCCGGTAGATTTTATCAGTTCATATGCCAGCCGGACGGCTGCCTCACTGTCAGCTTTGAAGTCCACATCTATCATAGTATGGTCCTCTGTTGGCAACGTAACTTAGCTAATCTACCTGAACAAGGGGAATGAAAGTTGCAAGCTTTCGTTTTAACTGAGAATCCTTGAATGGTTTAGGCAAAAATGCATCTACGCCGGCCTCAAAACACCGTTGTATCTGCTCAAACTCAGCTGAGGATATAATAATTATTGGAGTTTTGTTGAGAATGCTGTTAGTCTTGAATTCATTGATTAGATCCAATGTATTAAAGTTATTCTTTAGATTAAAATCTAATATAATTACGTCGGGAAGCTCTTTAACTGCGACAATAACAGCCTCCTCTGGTGAGGCGGCGCCCACTGGCTGACAGCCAAATCTGGTTACCGATCTCATGGTTATATCCCTAAGAAAATCCGAATCTTCGATCACGAGTATTTTTTGACCGTTGAATCTGAAATTTGAAAAATTGATAAAAGATTTTATTTCTTCATCAGTTGGAATTGTCAGGGGAATAGAGACTGTAAACTTGGCCCCCTTTCCTTCTTTACTATGTAACGTAATTGTACCATTTAGTTGTTGGACTAGTTTTTTGGCAAGCGCCAGGCCAACCCCTGTACTCATTATGCCAACGGAAGATTCGCCGCTCGTAAAGAACGCTTCGAATATTTTATTCTGCTTATCTTCTGGTATTCCAGGACCATTGTCTTTAACGCTAATAATTAGTCTTGAATCCGAGTTACGGACATTCACATAGATATCCGTTTTTTCAAACGAAAATTTAATTGCATTAACAATTAAATTCGTTACGATGTGGTTAACTTTAATTCTGTCAGTTATTATATATTGTGGAGTGTTTTCATTAATATTAAGAATCAGGGTTGCGTTCTTTTGTAAGGCCTTATGCCCATAAAGCCTAATCAGGTCTGTAGCCCAGGAATGAACATCCATGGTCTCATTGTTAATTGCTCTTTCTCCTTCTTTCTCATATCTCGCCCATGTAAGGATAGTTGAGCATTGATCTGCAATCACCGAGCCTGCAGTAGTCAACCGCCATAGGTCGTCTAATAGGATATCCATGCGGGTAATACCTTCAATGTTGTCGACCCTTTGAATATAGTTACTTACTGTTTGAGTAATTATGTGAGCTGGATTGCTGATTTCATGAGTTACCTCATTCAAAAGCATTGAGGTAGCTTTTTCCGCTTTCAGATACTTTTCCGTTTTAGAGGCAATCTCCATTTCAGTCAGCCTGGCCTGTTGTACGCTCCGTTGTATAAAAAAGAACATTAAGGTTACGCCCAGCGTGGTAACAGAAGCGTAGATTGTCCAACGTACTAAATTCACCTGGGAGGTTGTTATTGGCCATTCAGGAATGTACTTATGCTGGTAATTCAATTCCAGTAGCACAATTGTGATTACTGACATTACCATTGCCACAATGCGATATGCATTCGTTTTAAACACAAGATACGCTGCAACCAAAAGGTAAAGGGTTAAAATTCCTGCATGGGAATTTTCGCCAAACTTGGCGCCAAAATAAAGAACAGAAAGGCAATGCGTCACGTACATTAAAAAAGCTGCGGGATCGTATGCCCGTCGTTTATTCAAACACAACACAACAACGAATAGGAGATCTTCACCCAGAGAAGGAATTAACACCCCTCTGATATCTGTTGCAACATAAATCACAAAATTAGCTACCAAACCTACACCGATATTGATTAGTGCCATTACATTGATGGTACGGATTATGGTCTTCCTAAACGAAATTGGTTGACCTTCAACTCCAAAATCGATAATTTTTTGGGTAATTGTCTTGAGACGCATATTTGGACAATGTTTTGGTGGGCTAGCAAATAAACTGACTCCAGTTCTAAGAAAATTAGGACCTTAACTATCAGATATATAAATATAATTTACGATTATATGCGACTTGGAAATGTTAACAGAATGTTAATTTGCGAGTTTCGCAATTTTCCCTAGCACCCTATTTCATATATTATATATCAAATAAATAAATTTAATTTTATATGCTGTCACTTTTATATCCCGAAACATGGACGACCTCAAAATTAAAGCAGGGGGTACATTTTGATCCGAATTTTACCACATATTTTGGCCATCGTGGATCTTGGCAGGTATACGACTATTCGAACGTTAAACGAGTACTCACCGATCATACAATCTTCGGCAACCAATATACTCCTCGTGTAGAAAATAACCCGTTGGCTGAAAATTTAAATCAGGCAGATCCTCCTCAACATACCAGATTGAGGGCATTTATGACGAAAACTTTTACACCCAGTTTGGTTAAAGCAATGGAACCATCAATACACATCGCCGCATCCGATTTACTGAACAATATTGATGATCACGAAACAGACTTTGTAAGTGGCTTTTCGGCCAATTTACCTGTCAATATTATCTCCCAGGTATTGGGAATCACAAGTTCCGATTTTTCGCAGGTTGCCAAGTGGGTCGATGCTGTTTCTGCCGTGCCGACTCCAGATACATTAGCTTCGTACTACCAATGCCAAACCGAAATTATGGAATTTCTTCTGAAAGAAGTGCGAAAGAAAAGAGAGAAACAGAATAACTTGATTTCACAATGGCAACAAACAGAAATAGCAGGCGAGTACTTAAATGAAATGGAAATAGTCCTGTTTTGTATAAATCTATATCTCGGAGGCTCAGGTACGCTTGGTGGCCTACTCGAGTTAGCTATATTCACGTTATCTGAAAAACCAGAACTTCAAGACCAACTTTATCAAAATTCTAACTTAATCCCTGCCTTCATTGAGGAACTACTTCGGTTCAGACCCCCAGTTCCTACGATGTATCGCATCGTTAAGGAAGAAACGATGATTGGCGACCAGACGTTAAAAAAGGGGGAAATTGTGACCGCCTGGATTGCAACAGCCAATCGGGATGAACTTGTGTTTGATTCGCCTCATACTTTCAATTTGGCAAGAAAAACTGCATCACAACATTTGGCTTTAGGCCATGGTATCCATTTTTGTTCTGGAGCACATTTGGTGCGTACAGAAGCTAGGATTTCGCTTGAAATAATTTTACAGAATTTAAAGGATGTTAAGGTAGTCGGATCTCCGACATTGAAAAATAGTGTTTTGGCAAGTACTTTCACACAACTACCGATACGTTATAATAAACGCTTACAGTAAAAACATAAATCGCCAAAATTCAATGTGCTATCTATGTGTAACTCTAAGACAGTCGAAAAAGAATATACTTTTTCATTGTATTGTCAATATACCATATTATTCTGCTAGTTGGTATCTCCATAAAACTGTGTCAAAGGATTCAACTGAATACCTTTAACACAGTTTGCTTTTGGCGGTAAGCCTAGGAAAATGTGTGACTATTTTTTAGGACTTTTGTGTCTCAACTCTTCAATCTCTTTGCGAAGAGATTCAATTAATTCATCTTTCAGTTTCAATTCCCGTTCCATATATGCGAGTAATTTATCCGCATAGTTGAAAGTAGGCTGAAATTGGTAAGTAGCCTGATTTGATGAGTCATGAGTGGTGATTGTAAAATCGTTTGAAATAAACTGTACCATTGCCTCTTCTGAATAGTTTTTAATTGCATCAGCAGAAACGTCCATAATTTCAGCAATCTGGTCTAACAGTTTATCGTCAATAGTGTCCTTCTGTAGCAAACGAGAAACCTGTTGTTGACTTATTTCCAGACCTGTGGCTAAAGTGTCTTGCTTTATGTCTAGGGCATTCATAAGTCTTCTAACGTTATTGCCTATATGTGGTTTTTTTACAGTATGCATGTTAAATATTTCTGTTTACAAATATATAAATAATTGGTGAAGGTGCGTTAGGTGTAATTTACGTAGAATTCCGTGTAAATTACACTCCAATTGAGTAGAAT
This sequence is a window from Chitinophaga varians. Protein-coding genes within it:
- a CDS encoding lanthionine synthetase LanC family protein, translated to MNKHETIAYCQNIFERLSTANVKPFGSGPLGNSLVKGSAGSLIFLLQLYDVAQSPTVLYYILEEARRTGEEFGQHKTLNYSLGYGKMGNVYLYLQLYRRLDDRRWLDEATKVVWEFAESHGICFALQNGCGINKGTSGVLLVLLELYHYTGENWLYDAIRECIGSIMQKMDVRGAWPTWRDQQHTGECREWISARNAVATTFISIADSFSIEHLSAFVRTNLADLADGRSLAAALYKEMEEAGIKGPPAGMICLKAYELSSDPAYLYSLDNIIAELLEQFGGKMEQDDFTMETGLCGLGYLLLRRLSPAGAVQPDFFLPMKVYSVNVPGARLPFPDEDEFQHIILGGLFRNSYKNCTEEEKERIREKVFKPGSILNVHNFDVLETEEKLRVDLALMKSAAVLKGGSAESEMAEVLAISEVVRKDRETVMSLPITVSSEVIITTLPAADANPDMENFLATYGVGSFACRIDSMGSLDVKPLNLSKIVFDYLGDCGTGNDISAGICQFVASQPAPARALICKYLRAQEPFLEQYINEMVFQAIKFYLTEGVFVLLQREESLFSDKNTLIPKSIQLSNEA
- a CDS encoding GNAT family N-acetyltransferase, whose amino-acid sequence is MKLSIQSSRLLIRDFSKNDWEDLHRLYMMPETVKYNPSGYPESESATEKLVAEWSEQPAAAHREEYTVAVIEKAEGGFVGVISLDLGDAKYRKAEIWYKLLPEYWGKGYATEAVSSMLAFGFGTLKLHRIECGCSIHNTGSYRVMEKVGMTREGVKRKVLPLEDGWHDAYIYGILASEFARTGE
- a CDS encoding hybrid sensor histidine kinase/response regulator — encoded protein: MRLKTITQKIIDFGVEGQPISFRKTIIRTINVMALINIGVGLVANFVIYVATDIRGVLIPSLGEDLLFVVVLCLNKRRAYDPAAFLMYVTHCLSVLYFGAKFGENSHAGILTLYLLVAAYLVFKTNAYRIVAMVMSVITIVLLELNYQHKYIPEWPITTSQVNLVRWTIYASVTTLGVTLMFFFIQRSVQQARLTEMEIASKTEKYLKAEKATSMLLNEVTHEISNPAHIITQTVSNYIQRVDNIEGITRMDILLDDLWRLTTAGSVIADQCSTILTWARYEKEGERAINNETMDVHSWATDLIRLYGHKALQKNATLILNINENTPQYIITDRIKVNHIVTNLIVNAIKFSFEKTDIYVNVRNSDSRLIISVKDNGPGIPEDKQNKIFEAFFTSGESSVGIMSTGVGLALAKKLVQQLNGTITLHSKEGKGAKFTVSIPLTIPTDEEIKSFINFSNFRFNGQKILVIEDSDFLRDITMRSVTRFGCQPVGAASPEEAVIVAVKELPDVIILDFNLKNNFNTLDLINEFKTNSILNKTPIIIISSAEFEQIQRCFEAGVDAFLPKPFKDSQLKRKLATFIPLVQVD
- a CDS encoding cytochrome P450 — encoded protein: MLSLLYPETWTTSKLKQGVHFDPNFTTYFGHRGSWQVYDYSNVKRVLTDHTIFGNQYTPRVENNPLAENLNQADPPQHTRLRAFMTKTFTPSLVKAMEPSIHIAASDLLNNIDDHETDFVSGFSANLPVNIISQVLGITSSDFSQVAKWVDAVSAVPTPDTLASYYQCQTEIMEFLLKEVRKKREKQNNLISQWQQTEIAGEYLNEMEIVLFCINLYLGGSGTLGGLLELAIFTLSEKPELQDQLYQNSNLIPAFIEELLRFRPPVPTMYRIVKEETMIGDQTLKKGEIVTAWIATANRDELVFDSPHTFNLARKTASQHLALGHGIHFCSGAHLVRTEARISLEIILQNLKDVKVVGSPTLKNSVLASTFTQLPIRYNKRLQ
- a CDS encoding helix-turn-helix domain-containing protein, producing the protein MHTVKKPHIGNNVRRLMNALDIKQDTLATGLEISQQQVSRLLQKDTIDDKLLDQIAEIMDVSADAIKNYSEEAMVQFISNDFTITTHDSSNQATYQFQPTFNYADKLLAYMERELKLKDELIESLRKEIEELRHKSPKK